From one Anopheles cruzii chromosome 3, idAnoCruzAS_RS32_06, whole genome shotgun sequence genomic stretch:
- the LOC128274538 gene encoding uncharacterized protein LOC128274538 yields MKVSLYIILISILLSKHYALSHIIRKRQLFREQVLPHAGGKIPDSAFLTDRLALNRLQTDGIAVPDGVLLEQRQHQVYPHQQRTARPTFRVVQTPDSRYTSPEGEYSHNALATVDTTYLIPHAGDKLLLHDYPYPHHRAPYGRPTPTYASSIPKVPIVKELRIPNYAVFNFDYNTHKKKKSPPVGLPVALKHSPLPPHPIDDGPWSSSRQRLAQDYVSYHHAAAVAAVGNGLNYQHPSVVASFDGSGSGWTSGGGWTPSDGSAISGSLWKVRQPFGGSFEDYYNQFDAKHRFYRHTGEPKQVAKPVKPNAISRRPRQRGAPVH; encoded by the exons ATGAAGGTTTCGTTGTACATTATTTTAATCTCGATCTTGCTGAGCAAGCATTACGCGCTGTCCCACATAATCAGG AAACGTCAGCTGTTCCGCGAGCAGGTCCTGCCGCACGCCGGCGGCAAGATACCGGACTCGGCCTTCCTGACCGACCGTTTGGCGCTGAACCGCCTGCAGACGGACGGGATCGCGGTGCCGGACGGGGTGCTGctggagcagcggcagcaccagGTGTATCCGCATCAGCAGCGGACGGCTCGGCCGACGTTCCGCGTCGTGCAAACGCCTGACAGCCGGTACACTTCGCCCGAGGGCGAGTACAGCCATAATGCGCTGGCCACGGTCGATACCACCTATCTGATTCCGCATGCGGGCGACAAACTGCTGCTACACGACTATCCTTATCCGCACCACCGGGCGCCCTACGGGCGGCCTACGCCTACCTACGCCAGCTCGATCCCGAAGGTCCCGATCGTGAAGGAGCTGCGCATCCCGAACTACGCGGTGTTCAATTTCGACTACAATActcacaaaaagaaaaagtccCCCCCCGTGGGACTGCCGGTGGCGCTGAAGCACTCCCCGTTGCCACCCcatccgatcgatgatggtccgtggtcgtcgtcccGGCAGAGATTAGCGCAAGACTACGTGAGCTACCACCACGCGG ctgccgtcgccgccgtgggtAATGGGCTGAACTACCAACACCCGTCCGTGGTGGCATCGTTCGATGGCAGCGGAAGTGGATGGAccagcggtggtggttggaCGCCGTCCGACGGAAGTGCAATCAGTGGGTCGCTTTGGAAGGTACGT CAACCGTTTGGCGGCAGTTTCGAGGACTACTACAACCAGTTTGACGCTAAGCACCGCTTCTaccggcacaccggcgaaCCGAAGCAGGTCGCGAAGCCCGTCAAGCCAAACGCCATTTCCCGCCGTCCGCGTCAACGAGGCGCGCCCGTCCACTAA